A genomic segment from Barrientosiimonas humi encodes:
- a CDS encoding ABC transporter permease has protein sequence MNPRITLATTRRVLDQLRADHRTVALILVVPALLLSLLWWVYDGAPIFDRLAVTMLGILPMVVMFLVTSVAMLRERTSGTLERLLTTPMHRADLLLGYAVAFTLMAILQATVLWAVSRWLLGVQTRGPVGWLLLIAAASAAVGVAMGLLASAFARTEFQAVQFMPLVIVPQLFLCGLLVGRESMPQLLQWAANVLPLSYAVEGLRAVGSQTDPSADAVRDALVLAGFALVALTLAAVSMPRKTR, from the coding sequence ATGAACCCCCGCATCACCCTGGCCACCACCCGCCGCGTGCTCGACCAGCTGCGCGCCGACCACCGCACCGTCGCGCTGATCCTCGTCGTGCCCGCGCTGCTGCTGTCGCTGCTGTGGTGGGTCTACGACGGCGCCCCGATCTTCGACCGCCTCGCCGTCACCATGCTCGGCATCCTGCCCATGGTCGTGATGTTCCTGGTGACGAGCGTGGCGATGCTGCGCGAGCGTACGTCCGGCACGCTCGAACGGCTCCTCACCACCCCCATGCACCGGGCCGACCTGCTGCTCGGCTACGCCGTCGCGTTCACATTGATGGCGATCCTGCAGGCGACCGTGCTGTGGGCCGTCAGCCGGTGGCTGCTCGGGGTCCAGACCCGCGGACCGGTCGGGTGGCTGCTGCTCATCGCGGCGGCGTCGGCCGCCGTGGGCGTCGCGATGGGCCTGCTGGCCTCGGCCTTCGCCCGCACCGAGTTCCAGGCGGTGCAGTTCATGCCGTTGGTGATCGTGCCGCAGCTGTTCCTGTGCGGGCTCCTGGTCGGGCGCGAGTCGATGCCGCAGCTGCTGCAGTGGGCCGCGAACGTGCTGCCGCTGTCGTACGCCGTCGAGGGCCTGCGCGCGGTCGGCTCGCAGACCGACCCGTCCGCCGACGCCGTCCGTGACGCGCTGGTGCTCGCCGGGTTCGCCCTCGTCGCCCTTACCCTGGCTGCCGTGTCGATGCCGCGAAAGACCCGATGA
- a CDS encoding ABC transporter ATP-binding protein, with product MLSSTAVEVAGLCVRRGGRRVLRDLSFSVPEGAVVGLLGPSGCGKTTLLRALVGVQRIESGRARVLDREPGAPELRRQIGYVTQAVSVYRDLTVAQNVRYFAALQGADAREVAEAVDAVGLTDQADQRVERLSGGQASRASLACALVGDPQLLVLDEPTVGLDPVTRESLWAHFRGLADRGVTLLVSSHVMDEASRCDSLLLMREGRLLTQLTPAELLQRTGAATPDEAFLRIIREQDTREAQGEPA from the coding sequence ATGTTGAGTTCAACGGCTGTTGAAGTAGCGGGGCTGTGCGTACGCCGGGGCGGGCGGCGCGTGCTGCGCGACCTGTCGTTCTCGGTCCCGGAGGGTGCGGTGGTCGGGCTGCTCGGTCCGTCCGGGTGCGGCAAGACCACGCTGCTGCGAGCGCTGGTCGGCGTGCAGCGCATCGAGTCCGGCCGGGCGCGCGTGCTGGACCGCGAGCCGGGCGCACCCGAGCTGCGCCGGCAGATCGGCTACGTCACCCAGGCGGTGAGCGTCTACCGCGACCTCACAGTGGCGCAGAACGTGCGCTACTTCGCCGCGCTGCAGGGTGCGGACGCGCGCGAGGTCGCCGAGGCCGTCGACGCCGTGGGCCTCACCGACCAGGCCGACCAGCGCGTCGAGCGACTGTCCGGCGGGCAGGCGAGCCGGGCGTCGCTGGCGTGCGCGCTCGTCGGGGACCCGCAGCTGCTGGTGCTCGACGAGCCGACCGTCGGGCTGGACCCGGTCACCCGCGAGTCGCTGTGGGCCCACTTCCGCGGGCTCGCCGACCGCGGCGTCACGCTGCTCGTCTCGAGCCACGTGATGGACGAGGCGTCACGCTGCGACAGCCTGCTGCTCATGCGCGAGGGGCGGCTCCTGACCCAGCTGACCCCCGCCGAGCTGCTGCAGCGCACCGGCGCGGCCACCCCCGACGAGGCGTTCCTGCGCATCATCCGCGAGCAAGACACCCGCGAGGCCCAAGGAGAACCGGCATGA